In one Burkholderiales bacterium GJ-E10 genomic region, the following are encoded:
- a CDS encoding glycosyl transferase, family 25, producing METFVISLRRTPERYEQFTRNNARHKRIVRADAVDGKTRSLDDLREGGLIESSLAYTPGAIGNALSHHQLWVYAAEKNIPVTICEDDAFLHDDFAAEQEKLLRRLGDEWDVVLWGWNFDSILLAAPETSLSPFLMQFRQDEMRAHKLAYLKAPVHPTMLRLRAAFGSMCYSISPAGAQRYLGYCFPLRPFEIAVPEINFRMNNVALDAAMCSLYRNSRSWVCFPPLAVTDNDHGTSTVQPR from the coding sequence ATGGAAACCTTCGTAATCTCCCTGCGACGCACGCCTGAGCGCTACGAACAATTCACGCGGAACAACGCCAGACACAAGCGGATCGTTCGAGCCGATGCCGTCGACGGAAAGACGCGGTCGCTCGACGATCTGCGCGAAGGCGGGTTGATCGAGAGTTCCCTCGCATATACGCCGGGCGCCATCGGCAACGCGCTTTCGCACCATCAGTTATGGGTTTACGCAGCGGAGAAAAACATTCCGGTCACGATCTGCGAGGACGACGCGTTCCTGCATGACGACTTTGCCGCGGAACAGGAGAAATTGCTGCGGCGCCTGGGTGACGAGTGGGATGTCGTGCTCTGGGGATGGAATTTTGATTCGATACTATTGGCGGCACCCGAAACAAGTCTGAGTCCGTTCCTGATGCAGTTCCGGCAGGATGAAATGCGAGCGCACAAGCTCGCGTACCTCAAGGCGCCGGTTCATCCCACGATGCTGCGTCTGCGCGCGGCTTTCGGGTCGATGTGCTACTCGATCTCGCCGGCGGGCGCACAACGGTATCTCGGTTACTGCTTTCCACTGCGACCATTTGAAATTGCCGTGCCGGAAATCAATTTCCGGATGAACAATGTCGCGCTTGACGCGGCGATGTGTTCGCTCTACCGAAATTCGCGAAGTTGGGTCTGTTTTCCACCCCTCGCAGTAACGGACAACGATCACGGGACAAGCACCGTGCAACCCCGTTGA